The Vampirovibrio chlorellavorus nucleotide sequence CCCGGGTATGGCAGCGCACCCCCAGCCTCCAACTCCCGGGTGGGTTATGGGGTTATCCCATTGGACCGGGGACGTCGGGGACGCTCCGATTCACCGGCTACCTCGGCTCAAAGCTACGGAGCCTCTCCGGTTCCTGCCAGTGATCCTGCGGCGGAGAGTGGACGTCTCCGCTACTAGATTCCGGCATTCAGGCCCAGGTTGGCCAGGGTGTTTCTAATGCCATTAGCGCCGGTCAGGCCCGGATAATTGGCAATTTTGTTTAAGAAGATGGAACGGGCGTCGCCGGGAACGGCTTTACCGGTAATCCGGTTGGCGACCCGGTACCCGATGACATCGGCAATGCCTTCTTCCGTTTGAGAGTTGCCATCTCCGGGGGTGGCGGCGTGTACCAGTTCATGGACCACGGTTTTTTCAAAGTCGGGCGCGTTGGGGTTGATGATAATTTTTTTCTGGCTTGGTAGCGTGACACCATTAATTTGCTGACCGGCGTCTAGGGCCGCTTGGCAACCTGGGCAGCTGATATTCCCCTTGTCGAAGGAGCCGCCAATGGCTGCGGAAGGATCTCCGACTTCAATGGTATACCCGTTGGCTTGCGCTGCCGCCAATAGTCTGGCACCTTCCGGGTCATTGGCAATGGCGCTTAGGGTACTGTTCAGGCGCGCATCCGGTGAGGCGGAGATGGATTGGGGCGCAGCGCTGGTAGTGGCGCTCTGAGCGGCGGGAAGAATGGGCTGGGGTGCTGGGGCAGGGGCAGGGTAGCCTTTTGTGCCTGAAATATCTGCAAGGATGACACTGAGCATCTGAAGGACGCTGCCAATCGCTTTTGCAATACCGGCATTGCGATCCAGTTGGGCGGCGCTCAAATCGACTTGTGGCGCTAATGAGGGAACCATTGGTTGAGTGAACAGCGGTGTTTGCTGTAAGACAACAGGCTGACTCTGCAGTTGGTTTTGCAGTGGAGGTTGGAGCTGGTTAAAACCGAAAGAAGATATTGGACCGATCATGCGCTTTCCTCAAATCTAACACTCAAACAGGGAAGAACTTGGCTCATGGGTGAACGCAAGTGATGATTGCCAGTAAAAATTGACTGGCGTTTAGTGTGGGTATATTTTCAAAATTGCGCTTTCAAAAAAAACTGTTCGTACAAAAATAAAAACAAGCAATTAGGCTAAATTGTCTCCGCGCCACGAACTGTTACATCCTGTGACAAGTAAGTCCATGCCTTTAAAAATGAGGTACCGCTCTCCCCGGGAATAGCCGGGATTCAGCCTGATTTACGCCTCCGGCGTGGACGTGCCTGGGGACTTTTCGGATCGTCTCTTAGCGGGCGTTCAAGCGTTCAGGGCCAGGGCCAGTTGTTGATGCACTTTTTTGAAATTTTTGCGATGAAGCGAGGTCACACCCAGTGTCTCTATGCCCGCCAGATGAGCTGGGGTGGGGTAACCCATGTTGACTTCCCAGCCGTAGCCGGGATATTGCTCGGCCAGACGTTGAATGTCCCGATCCCGATGGTGCTTGGCTATGACCGAAGCGGCGGCAATGGCCGCGGAGGACCCGTCCCCTTTGACAATGGCGGCTTGCATATCGGCAGGCAGATCCGGGATGGTGGCCCGTCCGTCCATGATGACCAATAAATCCTGCTGCTCAAGGGACAGACCTGCTTGGCGGCATAGTTGTTCCAAAGCCCGGTATAGCGATAACAAGGAGGCATAGTGAATGTTCAGCGTCTGGATTTCCTCCAGGCTGGCCTCACCAATGCCCGTCCAGCAAAAGCTGTGGATGCCCTCTGAAAGTTCGGCCCGCAGGGCGGGGGTTAGTTTCTTGGAGTCATTGAGCCAATGCAGCAGCCTTTTTTGGCTGGGCGTTAATTGGCGGGGCAGGCAGACGGCTCCCCCGACCACGCTGCTAATCAGGCTGCCCCGACCGACTTCATCCAGACCGATCAGGTGACACGCCGAGGAACGCTGCTTTAAAAGCGCCTGATCAAATTTCAGCAGGCGGCTCAGCTGGCTCTGGCGTTTGCCGGGGAGGGCATTCCGCTTCTTCGGACTCTGGCTCTTTGGGGGTGTGCTGGGCATGTTCCAGGGTGATCCTTCCCGGACGGGCATGACGAAACTCGGTGAGCAGGGCTTGGGCCGTGCGCAGTAAATCCGGCTGATCCCCACTCAGTTTATAATGCCGGGCCAACGCCATATTTTCAAGGGTCGGGGCTTCCCCGTCCGCTAGCTTGAAGTAACGGGCCAATTGCCCGGGGTAGAGTCGGTCGATGGTTTCAATTAAAAAGCGGGCGATCTCTTCTTCATCAAAGGCCGCATCGCCAATGGAGCTGACCGTGGCCAGCAAGGCGCCGGCTTCATCCGAGTCCAGTTGGGGCGGAATGACCCCCGGAGAGTCCATCAGCTCCACCTCGGGGTGAATGCGAACCCATTGGGTGTCTCGGGTCACCCCTGCCCGGTGTCCGGTCTTGGTTTTTTTCTGGCCCACAATGCTGTTGATCAGGGTGGATTTGCCGACGTTGGGCATGCCGGCCACCAGCACCCGAACGGGCCGACGCTTGCGGCCCCGGGCCACCAGCTTTTGCATGGCGGCCTCTCCCAGGGCCAGTACATGCTGAATGAGCTGGGCTTTGGCCTGCCCTCCCTTGGCATCATAGAGCATGACCCGTCGGTTTTCTCCGGCCAGGGCTTTTTGCCAGCGCTTATTTTGCACCGGATCCGCCAAATCGCTTTTATTCAGAATAATCAGGGTGGGCTTGTTGCGAATGGTCGCTTCCAGCCGATGGTTGACGGAGGCCACCGGCAAGCGGGCGTCCAGAACTTCGACCACCACGTCCACCAATTTTAAAAGCTCGCTGAGCTTGCGTTCGTATTTGGCAATATGGCCAGGGTACCACTGGATTTTAGGAGTAATGACGTCCGACTGTTGCATGGATGAGGGCTCCGGCGGGGTTGCGTTCTGGTGAGGCGGGTCTGGAAACAAAAGAACGAAGAGGAAACTCTTCGTTCTTTGCGAAATGTGGAGTAAAGTGGCGTGAGACCCTTATTTCTGGGTGGTTTTCTCACGAATACGGGCGGCTTTACCAGTGCGCTCGCGCAGGTAGTACAATTTAGCGCGGCGTACATCGCCACGGCGCAGTACTTTAATGCTTTCTACTTTGGGAGAGTGCAGCAAGAACACACGCTCTACGCCAACACCCTGGAACACACGACGCACGGTGATGGTTTTGCTTACGCCAGCGCCAGCCAACTTGATGATGACGCCTTCGTAACCCTGCAAACGCTCTTTGTTCCCTTCCCGAATGCGAACCATTACCTTGACGGAGTCGCCGGGATTCAGGGCAGGCAGTTCGCCTTCCGGTTTCAGATACTCTTTTTCGATTTCTTTAATGAGCTCAGTGGTCATTGTTTGCAATCCTTTTTGTGAGAGCCAGTGATAGAAACTTTAAGGGTGGGAAGTCATCTTTGTCTGGACGGTGGAGCCAGTGATTACGGATTACGAATTTTGTAATCAAGAACAGTCCGCATGTTGATCCCAATGCAGTCTCAGTAATGTATTGCAAACCTAGCACTGCCGTCAAGCGATCGGTTTGCCCTGTCCAAAATGGGGAGCATGAAGCCGCTTCCCAGCGGAGCCCCGCTTGAAGGCGTCAGAAGGCCCCATGAGAAAGGCTCAGTGGGTTTAGATTGGTGGAAAGGCTTTTCCCTGTGACGACTTTCTGGATTTTATGACAGGGGCAAATCCTTGTGCCGGATTTTCATATCCGTTCCGTTTGTTTGGACGTCGTATTCAACAATCTGCAATGCGGGGGTGTTGAAAGTGAGTGTTTCTCCGTTTTTTGACTTCTGACAAAACTCCAGCCGCAAGTGCCTCAGGAACAGGGCCACACCCGGATCTCCCGATTGAAGGTACGCGCTGGCCAGGGCTGGCGCCTCCGCCAATGTGGGCTCTGCCTGACTGATTTTTCGGGTTTTCAGCTCGTGTTGAATGTACTGCACCATGTTTAAAATACGTTCCGCCATCAAATCACGCTGGCTGTCCGACAGCAGGTATATGTCGTTCATGGCTTGATGCAAGTGGGGATTAATGTCGTATTCCCGGCGCCGGTTTTTGGATTTATGGAGCCCCAGGATTTTTTCACCGCCCAGGGTGCGCACCTGCTCCGGCTTTTTATTTTGCTTGAATTCCCGCTCAGCGATAATCAGCACCGCCTCACTGATCAGGCTCTTGATTTCATCCGGAAAGCTGAACAGCAGTTTGCAGGCCTGCGACAGTTTGGGTTGTCGATCGTACCAGCGAATATAATCGGGCGATTCATTCATTGCAGCGGGAAGAGGCGGCTCTTGATTATCCATGATAGGGAGTTATTTCCCGGGAGCCGATTATCTTAAACCTCAGCCCTCCATTTTGTTACGTTTTCGGAAAGAGGGCCCCAAAATCTGCCATTTCTGGGGTTTTCCGGCTTCCTGTCCTCTTCAGGCTCTCCTGAGGCTTGTAAACGTCTTGCTTGCCCTATCCGGGCTTGAGGTTAAGGCCTTGTCGCCACGCCGATCCGAAAACCGGCCGGATGGTCGCTGCGTGGAGGGTTTCTGATAGGCGGATTCTGACGGTTTGGTAAAACCGAAGATTTATCCGGTACACCGGGCTGTTCATTCTTTATAGTAGAGCTCTACGTTGGTTGAATCAATTCGCGGAACCTCTTCTCGTCTGATGGGGTTCTTTTTTTTGCCCTGTGGCCAGTGGTGTCCCTGTTGTGTTTTGTGGTGTTGTCGTTGCCCGGTTTTTGCTTGGCGTGTGGCTTTGTTTTGTGTACTTATATATGCTGCCGAACGGCCTGAATCCAGCCGGATGACTCTCAGGCGCCAGATTACTGTCACCAGATTACTGTCAGAGGAACGATCCTCAATTCATTTGAAGGCCAGGTATGCCCCTTTCAGCACAGACAAAGCCCAGCCCGGTGGAGAACCCTTTCTCGCAAGTCAAGCCATCCGTGTTTGTTCGGCAAAGCACAAAGACCCGTGGCCCTCAGGGGCAAGGGGAGCCTCTTGTTTGCGGTGGGCAGGCTGGCCATGGCGGGATTACCCGGCGACGGCCCGGCTTCCTGACGGCTGCTGTCACCACGCTGGCCACTCGTGGCCTGATCGCCCTGATGCTTTTTGCGCTGCTGCCCTTGCCCTGGCAGCAAACGGTGTTTCAGACCCTGGGGTTGGGACGCTTTCATCCGTCTTTACAGACGGTGCGGGTCCCCTTGCCCGTGGATTATTCCCATATTTCCTCACCCTATGGTCAGCGCTGGGGACGCCCCCATCAGGGGATTGATTTGGCCGCCCGGGCGGGTCTGCCAATTTTCGCCATTTCGGATGGTACGGTTACCCACAGCGGCTGGGAGTCTGGCTATGGGTACAGTGTGGTTCTGGATCACGGCGGCGACCTGCAGACCCGCTATGCCCATTGCTCCCAATTGTTGGTGCCGGTTGGTAGCAGGGTTATGAAAGGCCAGCCCATTGCCAAAGTGGGCTCATCGGGTCATTCCACCGGGCCGCATCTGCACTTTGAAGTGCTGGTGAAGGGCCTGCGCAAGAATCCAGCCTGGTATTATCCCTTTAAAGAGAGTCCCCAGCGTTATTGGCTGACCGTTCGCAAAAAAATAGAATAGGGAGGCAGTGCTTTTCAGGCGCTTACTTGCAGCATTGTCGCTGTTTTTCGCTTTTATTGGGTCTCTATTTTTGTAACGGGTGGGCGGGTGTGCGCCCGGATGTTAATAAATTCCACAAACAGGGAGAAGGCCAGTGAGAAGTACACATAGCCCTTGGGAATATGGGCGCCGAAGGCTTCACCAACCAGCAGCGTCCCGATCATCAGCAAAAAGCTGAGGGCCAGCACTTTAACTGAGGGGTGCCGATCGATAAAATCACCAATGCTCCCGGCGGCAATAATCATGATGATCAGCGAAATGACAACGGCGGTAACCATAATGGGAATTTGAGAGACCAGACCCACGGCGGTGATGATGGAGTCCAGGGAGAAAACCATATCGATCAAAATGATCTGGAAAATGACGCTGGCCATGGTCACCGATTTGGGGGTGGCGGTACTGCCCTCACGATGTTCGCCTTCCACCTTATCATAAATTTCCTGAGCGCTTTTAACAATCAGGAACAAGCCTCCGCCCAGTAAAACCAGATCCTTACCGGACAACGCAAGCCCACCCAGGCTCAGTAAAGGCTGGGTGAGCTTGGTTAGCCAGGCAATGCTCAGCAATAGTCCCAGTCGTCCTGCCAACGCCAGCACCAGTCCTGCTATTCGGGCCTTGTTGCGCTGCTCTTGGGGGAGCTTGCCAGCCAGAATGGAGATGAAGATGATGTTATCGATCCCCAGAACAATTTCCAGCAGGGTTAAACTGGCCAGACTGACGTAGGTTTGGGGCTGTTGCAGTAGCTCTAGCAAAATGAGAGGTCCTTATTGCACTTCAACCAGTTCGACTTCAAACTGCAGGGTGGCGTTGGCCGGAATAACCGGGGGGTAGCCGTTGGGGCCGTAGGCCTTCTCCGGAGGGATGGTCAAAATGCGCTTGCCGCCTTCTTTCATGCCCACAATCCCCTTTTCCCAGCCCTCAATCACCTGACCGGAACCCAGTTTGAAGGTAAAGGGTTGATTGCGGTCGTAGGAACTGTCAAATTTCCGTCCGTTGGAGGCCAGGGTGCCCAGATAGTTCACCGAAACGGTGTTGCCCCGTTTTGCTTCCGTGCCGTCGCCCACTTCCACGTCTTCAATCCGGATGCCACTGACGGTTCTGACGGAGGCTGCGTTGCCGGTTTCGCTGGTCTCACTCGCTTCACTGGCCTGCTGAGACGCGGTCGCTTCTTTTTGAGGCGCTGCCGCCTGACTGGCCGCTTTTTCATCGCAGCCCGACAGGATCACAAGGCTGCTGGCACAGACGGCCACGCCTAACAACAGGCCAACATATTTTTGAGTCATGTCCTCTCTCCTGGGTGAATGATATGGGGATTTTTGGGATTATACGGGGTTATACAATGTTTTCCTTCAAGGCCTTAATGGCCGCCTGCACGCGATCGTTGACGCACAGTTTGTTTAAAATACTGCCCACGTGGGCTTTGGCGGTGTGGATGCTGATGCACAGTTGTTCCGCGATTTCCGGATTGCTTTTACCCTCTACAATCAGCTGCAGCACTTCCAGTTCCCGTTCGGTCAGGTCGGATTCCATAGAAGGGTTCTCGGCCTGGTGGATTTGCCGTTTTTGCTGGGCCAGGGCGGCAGGGTCGTTCACCAGCGTCAGCACCAGTGATGCGATGGCCGGATCCAGCCACACGGCCCCGTCCTGAACGGTTTCAATTATATGAACCAGCCGTTCCGGTTTAACATCTTTCAGCACATAGGCGTTGGCCCCTGCCCCAAGGGCGGCAATGACCTCCTGCTCCTCACTGTGAGAGGTCAGGATGACGATTTTCACATCCGGGTAGCGTTTGCGCACTTCTTGCGCCATGTCAATGCCGTTCATGCCCGGTAGGCCCAGGTCCAGCAGCAAAATGTCCGGACAGTTCTGCTCCAGTTTGCTCAACCCTTCTTCTGCCGATTCGGCTTCCCCGATAAATTGAATTTGGGGGAACTCTCCCAGCACAGCCATCAGGCCCATGCGTGTCAGGTGGTAATCTTCCACGATAAAGAGACGGATTACCTGGGATTTGGTGGACGTGACGTTTTCCATGGTTAGTTGTCCTTTCCAGCGTT carries:
- a CDS encoding ribonuclease HII; translated protein: MPSTPPKSQSPKKRNALPGKRQSQLSRLLKFDQALLKQRSSACHLIGLDEVGRGSLISSVVGGAVCLPRQLTPSQKRLLHWLNDSKKLTPALRAELSEGIHSFCWTGIGEASLEEIQTLNIHYASLLSLYRALEQLCRQAGLSLEQQDLLVIMDGRATIPDLPADMQAAIVKGDGSSAAIAAASVIAKHHRDRDIQRLAEQYPGYGWEVNMGYPTPAHLAGIETLGVTSLHRKNFKKVHQQLALALNA
- the ylqF gene encoding ribosome biogenesis GTPase YlqF, with the translated sequence MQQSDVITPKIQWYPGHIAKYERKLSELLKLVDVVVEVLDARLPVASVNHRLEATIRNKPTLIILNKSDLADPVQNKRWQKALAGENRRVMLYDAKGGQAKAQLIQHVLALGEAAMQKLVARGRKRRPVRVLVAGMPNVGKSTLINSIVGQKKTKTGHRAGVTRDTQWVRIHPEVELMDSPGVIPPQLDSDEAGALLATVSSIGDAAFDEEEIARFLIETIDRLYPGQLARYFKLADGEAPTLENMALARHYKLSGDQPDLLRTAQALLTEFRHARPGRITLEHAQHTPKEPESEEAECPPRQTPEPAEPPAEI
- the rplS gene encoding 50S ribosomal protein L19, whose protein sequence is MTTELIKEIEKEYLKPEGELPALNPGDSVKVMVRIREGNKERLQGYEGVIIKLAGAGVSKTITVRRVFQGVGVERVFLLHSPKVESIKVLRRGDVRRAKLYYLRERTGKAARIREKTTQK
- a CDS encoding M23 family metallopeptidase; amino-acid sequence: MPLSAQTKPSPVENPFSQVKPSVFVRQSTKTRGPQGQGEPLVCGGQAGHGGITRRRPGFLTAAVTTLATRGLIALMLFALLPLPWQQTVFQTLGLGRFHPSLQTVRVPLPVDYSHISSPYGQRWGRPHQGIDLAARAGLPIFAISDGTVTHSGWESGYGYSVVLDHGGDLQTRYAHCSQLLVPVGSRVMKGQPIAKVGSSGHSTGPHLHFEVLVKGLRKNPAWYYPFKESPQRYWLTVRKKIE
- a CDS encoding TerC family protein: MLELLQQPQTYVSLASLTLLEIVLGIDNIIFISILAGKLPQEQRNKARIAGLVLALAGRLGLLLSIAWLTKLTQPLLSLGGLALSGKDLVLLGGGLFLIVKSAQEIYDKVEGEHREGSTATPKSVTMASVIFQIILIDMVFSLDSIITAVGLVSQIPIMVTAVVISLIIMIIAAGSIGDFIDRHPSVKVLALSFLLMIGTLLVGEAFGAHIPKGYVYFSLAFSLFVEFINIRAHTRPPVTKIETQ
- a CDS encoding FKBP-type peptidyl-prolyl cis-trans isomerase, with amino-acid sequence MRIEDVEVGDGTEAKRGNTVSVNYLGTLASNGRKFDSSYDRNQPFTFKLGSGQVIEGWEKGIVGMKEGGKRILTIPPEKAYGPNGYPPVIPANATLQFEVELVEVQ
- a CDS encoding response regulator is translated as MENVTSTKSQVIRLFIVEDYHLTRMGLMAVLGEFPQIQFIGEAESAEEGLSKLEQNCPDILLLDLGLPGMNGIDMAQEVRKRYPDVKIVILTSHSEEQEVIAALGAGANAYVLKDVKPERLVHIIETVQDGAVWLDPAIASLVLTLVNDPAALAQQKRQIHQAENPSMESDLTERELEVLQLIVEGKSNPEIAEQLCISIHTAKAHVGSILNKLCVNDRVQAAIKALKENIV